Proteins encoded within one genomic window of Bradyrhizobium sp. CB1717:
- a CDS encoding threonine dehydratase has product MFDLRELERAHAIVGQAVPATPARGWPLLAERLGTEVVVKHENHTPIGAFKVRGGLVYLDRLKRERPNTPGIISATRGNHGQSLAFAASRHGVRAVIYVPSGNSVEKNRAMKAFGAELVEHGEDFQAAREEAERRAQFAGLHMVPSFHPDLVLGVATYALELFRSAPDLDILYVPIGQGSGICGCIMARDLLGLKTEIVGVQSTEAPSYALSFAAGRIVTTETSNTRADGMATRIPDEDAFALIRKGASRIVEVTDDEVAAAIRAYWTDTHNLAEGAGAAALAAALQEKSKLMGKRVGLVLSGGNIDFDLFRRWVGTDAPAMA; this is encoded by the coding sequence ATGTTCGACCTGAGGGAGCTCGAGCGCGCACATGCGATCGTGGGGCAGGCGGTGCCGGCAACGCCGGCGCGCGGCTGGCCGCTGCTCGCTGAACGCCTCGGCACCGAGGTCGTGGTCAAGCACGAGAACCACACGCCGATCGGCGCCTTCAAGGTGCGCGGCGGGCTCGTCTATCTCGACCGGCTGAAGCGCGAGCGGCCGAACACGCCGGGCATCATCTCGGCGACGCGCGGCAATCACGGTCAGAGCCTGGCCTTTGCCGCGAGCCGCCACGGCGTGCGGGCGGTGATTTATGTGCCGAGCGGCAATTCGGTCGAGAAGAACCGCGCGATGAAGGCCTTTGGTGCCGAGCTCGTCGAGCACGGCGAGGACTTTCAGGCGGCACGCGAGGAAGCCGAGCGCCGCGCGCAGTTCGCCGGGCTCCACATGGTGCCGTCGTTTCATCCGGACCTCGTGCTGGGTGTCGCGACCTACGCACTGGAGCTGTTCAGATCCGCGCCCGATCTCGACATCCTCTATGTGCCGATCGGGCAGGGCTCCGGCATCTGCGGCTGCATCATGGCGCGCGACCTGCTCGGCCTGAAGACCGAGATCGTCGGCGTGCAGTCGACGGAAGCGCCGTCCTATGCGCTGTCGTTCGCGGCCGGCAGGATCGTGACGACCGAGACCAGCAACACGCGCGCCGACGGCATGGCGACGCGCATCCCCGACGAGGATGCGTTCGCGCTGATCCGCAAGGGCGCCTCGCGCATCGTAGAGGTCACCGACGACGAGGTCGCCGCCGCGATCCGCGCCTACTGGACCGACACCCACAATCTCGCCGAAGGCGCCGGCGCCGCCGCGCTGGCCGCGGCGCTGCAGGAAAAGAGCAAGCTGATGGGCAAGCGCGTCGGTCTCGTGCTGTCCGGCGGCAATATCGATTTCGATCTGTTCCGCCGTTGGGTCGGGACGGACGCGCCAGCGATGGCGTGA
- a CDS encoding acetolactate synthase 3 large subunit, which yields MSDKSHDPNQMTGAAMIVRALIDHGVTDIFGYPGGAVLPIYDEIFQQSEVQHILVRHEQGAGHAAEGYARSTGKPGVALVTSGPGATNMVTPLTDALMDSIPLVCISGQVPTHLIGNDAFQECDTVGITRPCTKHNWLVRDVNDLAKVLHEAFYVATSGRPGPVLVDVPKDVQFATGTYHPPRKSDVHRSYAPRVKGDATQIRKAVALLANAKRPVIYSGGGVINSGPEATRLLRELVEVTGFPITSTLMGLGAYPASGKNWLGMLGMHGTYEANMTMHDCDVMLCVGARFDDRITGRVDAFSPGSKKIHIDIDPSSINKNIRVDVPIIGDCGNILGDILQVFKAEAKKPDIKSWWQQIAQWRARNSLYYKKSNDVILPQHAIQSLFEATRGKDTYITTEVGQHQMWAAQFFGFEEPHRWMTSGGLGTMGYGLPAAVGVQVAHPDSLVIDIAGDASVQMTMQEMSTAVQYELPIKIFILNNQYMGMVRQWQQLLHGNRLSHSYSEALPDFVKLAEAYGAVGLQVHKPGDLDGAIQEMISVKRPVLFDCRVAALENCFPMIPSGKAHNEMLLPEQANDEATAKAFAGGKALV from the coding sequence ATGAGCGACAAGAGCCACGATCCGAACCAGATGACCGGCGCCGCGATGATCGTCCGCGCGCTCATCGATCACGGCGTGACCGACATTTTCGGCTATCCCGGCGGCGCGGTGCTTCCGATCTATGACGAGATCTTCCAGCAGAGCGAGGTCCAGCACATCCTCGTCCGCCACGAGCAGGGCGCGGGCCACGCTGCCGAAGGCTATGCGCGTTCGACCGGCAAGCCCGGCGTTGCGCTGGTGACCTCCGGACCCGGCGCCACCAACATGGTGACGCCGTTGACCGACGCCCTGATGGACTCGATCCCGCTGGTCTGCATCTCCGGCCAGGTGCCGACGCATCTGATCGGCAACGACGCTTTCCAGGAATGCGACACCGTCGGCATCACGCGTCCCTGCACCAAGCACAACTGGCTCGTGCGCGACGTCAACGACCTCGCGAAAGTCCTGCATGAGGCCTTCTATGTCGCGACCTCGGGTCGTCCCGGCCCGGTGCTGGTCGACGTGCCCAAGGACGTGCAGTTCGCGACCGGCACCTACCATCCGCCGCGCAAGTCCGACGTGCACCGCTCCTACGCGCCGCGCGTGAAGGGCGATGCGACGCAGATCCGTAAAGCGGTTGCGCTGCTCGCGAACGCCAAGCGTCCCGTGATCTACAGCGGTGGCGGCGTGATCAACTCCGGCCCCGAGGCGACCAGGCTGCTGCGCGAACTGGTCGAGGTCACCGGTTTCCCGATCACCTCCACGCTGATGGGCCTCGGCGCCTATCCGGCCTCGGGCAAGAACTGGCTCGGCATGCTCGGCATGCACGGCACCTACGAGGCCAACATGACGATGCATGATTGCGACGTCATGCTGTGCGTCGGCGCGCGCTTCGATGACCGTATCACCGGCCGCGTCGATGCGTTCTCGCCCGGCTCGAAGAAGATCCACATCGACATCGATCCGTCCTCGATCAACAAGAACATCCGCGTCGACGTGCCGATCATCGGCGACTGCGGCAACATCCTCGGCGACATCCTCCAGGTGTTCAAGGCGGAGGCGAAGAAGCCCGACATCAAGTCGTGGTGGCAGCAGATCGCGCAGTGGCGCGCCCGCAACTCGCTCTATTACAAGAAGAGCAACGACGTCATCCTGCCGCAGCACGCGATCCAGAGCCTGTTCGAGGCGACGCGCGGCAAGGATACTTACATCACGACGGAAGTCGGCCAGCACCAGATGTGGGCGGCGCAGTTCTTCGGCTTCGAGGAGCCGCATCGCTGGATGACGTCGGGCGGTCTCGGCACCATGGGCTACGGCCTGCCGGCCGCGGTCGGCGTGCAGGTGGCGCACCCGGACAGCCTCGTCATCGACATCGCGGGCGACGCCTCGGTGCAGATGACGATGCAGGAGATGTCGACGGCGGTGCAGTACGAGCTGCCGATCAAGATCTTCATCCTCAACAACCAGTACATGGGCATGGTGCGCCAGTGGCAGCAACTGCTGCACGGCAACCGCCTGTCGCATTCCTATTCCGAGGCGCTGCCGGATTTCGTCAAGCTCGCGGAAGCCTATGGCGCCGTCGGCCTCCAGGTGCACAAGCCGGGCGATCTCGATGGCGCGATCCAGGAGATGATCTCGGTCAAGCGCCCGGTGTTGTTCGACTGCCGCGTCGCCGCGCTCGAAAACTGCTTCCCGATGATTCCCTCCGGCAAGGCGCATAACGAGATGCTGTTGCCGGAGCAGGCCAACGACGAAGCCACCGCCAAGGCGTTCGCCGGCGGCAAGGCGCTGGTGTGA
- the ilvN gene encoding acetolactate synthase small subunit — MNQPASAYFIEDRHDPNETHTLAVLVQNEPGVLARVIGLFSGRGYNIESLTVSETEAQKHLSRITIVTTGTPMVIAQIKNQLDRMIPVYQVVDMTQTKRSIERELAMVKVRGQGEHRVEALRLADAFRARVIDATTESFVFEITGNTDKINQYIDLMRPLGLVEVSRTGVAAIGRGPEGM; from the coding sequence ATGAACCAGCCCGCATCCGCTTATTTCATCGAGGACCGCCACGATCCCAACGAGACGCACACGCTTGCGGTGCTCGTGCAGAACGAGCCGGGCGTGCTTGCGCGCGTCATCGGCCTGTTCTCGGGTCGCGGCTACAACATCGAGAGCCTCACGGTCTCCGAGACCGAGGCCCAGAAACACCTGTCGCGCATCACCATCGTCACGACGGGCACGCCGATGGTGATCGCGCAGATCAAGAACCAGCTCGATCGCATGATCCCGGTCTACCAGGTCGTCGACATGACCCAGACCAAGCGTTCGATCGAGCGCGAGCTCGCGATGGTGAAGGTGCGCGGGCAGGGCGAGCATCGGGTCGAGGCGCTCAGGCTGGCGGACGCGTTCCGCGCCCGCGTGATCGACGCTACCACCGAGAGCTTTGTGTTCGAGATCACAGGCAATACGGACAAGATCAATCAATATATCGACCTGATGCGCCCGCTCGGCCTTGTCGAGGTGTCGCGCACGGGTGTTGCCGCGATCGGTCGCGGGCCTGAAGGGATGTGA
- the miaA gene encoding tRNA (adenosine(37)-N6)-dimethylallyltransferase MiaA, which produces MSEEQVSGRPIGKAVLIAGPTASGKSALALELALSASGTVINADSMQVYRDLRIITARPTHGDEARVPHRLYGHVDAAVNFSAGAWVADAAKALEEARAEGRLPIFIGGTGLYFKALTAGLSVVPPIPADLREDVRARLERNGVEALHAELAARDPRAAERLNLRDRTRIARALEVVEATGRSLLDWHHEGQPPLLPKDSFRAVFLAPERDDLYARIDARFDAMLGAGALREVERLAARGLDPLLPAMKAHGVPALIRHLRGELSLEEAATIGRADTRHYAKRQFTWFRHQLPEFEWVRPEEARGWLAAIVSAAGDEM; this is translated from the coding sequence GTGAGCGAGGAGCAGGTCAGCGGAAGGCCTATTGGCAAGGCGGTGCTTATCGCAGGCCCTACCGCCAGCGGCAAGTCGGCGCTGGCGCTCGAACTTGCCCTCAGCGCGAGCGGCACCGTCATCAACGCGGATTCCATGCAGGTCTATCGCGACCTCCGCATCATCACGGCTCGTCCGACCCATGGCGATGAGGCGCGCGTTCCGCATCGCCTCTACGGCCATGTCGATGCGGCCGTCAATTTCTCGGCCGGGGCCTGGGTTGCCGACGCAGCGAAGGCGCTCGAGGAGGCGCGGGCCGAAGGCCGGCTGCCGATCTTCATCGGCGGCACCGGGCTCTATTTCAAGGCGCTGACGGCCGGCCTTTCCGTGGTGCCGCCAATCCCCGCCGATCTGCGCGAGGACGTGCGGGCGCGGCTGGAGCGGAACGGCGTCGAGGCGCTGCATGCGGAACTCGCGGCCCGCGATCCGCGTGCGGCCGAGCGCTTGAACCTGCGCGACCGCACCCGCATCGCGCGCGCGCTCGAAGTGGTCGAGGCGACCGGGCGCTCGCTGCTGGATTGGCACCATGAGGGCCAGCCGCCGCTGCTGCCGAAAGATAGTTTTCGCGCGGTATTCCTCGCCCCCGAGCGCGACGACCTCTATGCCCGCATCGACGCCCGCTTCGATGCCATGCTGGGTGCCGGGGCCCTGAGGGAGGTCGAGCGGCTCGCCGCCCGCGGTCTTGATCCGCTGCTGCCGGCGATGAAGGCCCACGGCGTGCCGGCCCTGATCCGGCATCTGCGCGGAGAGCTCAGCCTTGAGGAGGCCGCCACGATCGGCCGCGCCGACACCCGCCACTACGCCAAGCGCCAGTTCACCTGGTTCCGGCACCAATTGCCGGAATTCGAATGGGTGAGGCCGGAGGAGGCGAGGGGATGGCTCGCCGCGATCGTCAGCGCGGCCGGGGACGAGATGTGA
- a CDS encoding class I SAM-dependent methyltransferase, with product MLARDWYYNERNRMGIEPAVASIYDNHDDADLQARAALKMLGVQRGWRIADIGCGNGVLATEAALMGAEVDAIDISPAMLALAEIYARDRKAPVRTQSAGLLSFAYRPESYDLIVSEFTLHHLPDFWKAVAMSRIYRALKPGASFYLRDIVYASMPDAVERDVEQWADFQIKNHDFSREGVVTHMRDEYSTFGWVMERMLTDVGFTLVSADYHAPMHGTYLLRKPKAGEQG from the coding sequence ATGTTGGCGCGCGACTGGTACTACAACGAGCGGAACCGGATGGGGATCGAGCCCGCGGTGGCGTCGATCTACGACAACCATGACGATGCCGATCTGCAGGCGCGCGCCGCGCTGAAAATGCTCGGGGTCCAGCGCGGTTGGCGCATCGCCGACATCGGCTGCGGCAACGGCGTGCTCGCCACCGAAGCGGCGCTGATGGGCGCCGAGGTCGACGCCATCGACATTTCGCCGGCGATGCTGGCGCTCGCCGAGATCTACGCACGCGACCGCAAGGCGCCCGTGCGCACCCAGTCCGCCGGCCTGCTCAGCTTCGCCTATCGGCCGGAATCCTATGACCTCATCGTCAGCGAGTTCACGCTGCACCATCTGCCGGATTTTTGGAAGGCGGTGGCGATGTCGCGGATCTATCGCGCACTGAAGCCGGGTGCGAGCTTCTACTTGCGCGACATCGTCTATGCGTCGATGCCTGACGCCGTCGAGCGGGACGTCGAGCAATGGGCCGACTTCCAGATCAAGAACCACGATTTCTCGCGCGAGGGCGTGGTGACGCATATGCGCGACGAATATTCCACCTTCGGCTGGGTGATGGAGCGGATGCTGACCGACGTCGGCTTCACGCTGGTCTCGGCCGACTACCACGCGCCGATGCACGGCACGTATCTGCTGCGAAAACCGAAAGCCGGCGAGCAAGGCTAG
- a CDS encoding EamA family transporter, producing MKPADILIAVMVAIIWGLAFVASRIALDELSPELMTALRFTIAAVPCLFIRKPKVAWSLLIAISFTLFLGQFLSQAYGIAHGVPVGLTSVVVQSQALFTIGFAAFAFGERPTPMQTLGIVVAAIGLLMICGTVGYDFSVAAFAVLMISPLSFAVGNLLLRGARGVPMFDLFAWLCLASAVPLFVLALIANGPASTWMSLTHMSLASALCMLMLGGIPTSIAYWLWGRLLRDYPAAQVVPFALLVPFVGSAASSIVFGERFGPLRLAGMLTVIGGIAVMVLAKRPQVLPKTA from the coding sequence ATGAAGCCGGCCGACATCCTCATCGCCGTCATGGTGGCGATCATCTGGGGGCTTGCCTTCGTGGCAAGCCGGATCGCGCTCGACGAGCTGTCGCCGGAGCTGATGACGGCACTGCGCTTTACCATCGCCGCGGTGCCGTGCCTGTTCATCCGCAAGCCGAAGGTCGCCTGGTCGCTGCTGATCGCGATCAGCTTCACGCTGTTCCTCGGTCAGTTCCTGTCCCAGGCCTACGGCATCGCCCACGGCGTGCCGGTGGGCCTGACCAGCGTCGTCGTGCAGAGCCAGGCGCTGTTCACGATCGGTTTTGCCGCGTTTGCGTTCGGCGAGCGGCCGACGCCGATGCAGACGCTGGGCATCGTCGTTGCTGCGATCGGCCTGCTGATGATCTGCGGCACCGTCGGCTATGATTTCAGCGTTGCCGCCTTTGCGGTGCTGATGATCTCGCCGCTCAGCTTTGCCGTCGGCAATCTGCTGCTGCGCGGCGCCCGCGGCGTGCCGATGTTCGACCTGTTTGCCTGGCTGTGCCTCGCCTCGGCGGTGCCGCTGTTCGTGCTGGCGCTGATCGCCAACGGACCGGCGTCGACCTGGATGTCGCTGACGCATATGTCGCTCGCATCGGCGCTCTGCATGCTGATGCTCGGCGGCATTCCCACCAGCATCGCCTATTGGCTGTGGGGCCGCCTCTTGCGCGACTACCCCGCGGCCCAGGTGGTGCCGTTCGCGCTGTTGGTGCCGTTCGTCGGCTCCGCCGCCTCCAGCATCGTGTTCGGCGAACGGTTCGGCCCGTTGCGCCTCGCCGGCATGCTGACCGTGATCGGCGGCATCGCCGTGATGGTGCTGGCGAAGCGCCCGCAAGTCCTGCCGAAGACCGCATGA